A window from Electrophorus electricus isolate fEleEle1 chromosome 7, fEleEle1.pri, whole genome shotgun sequence encodes these proteins:
- the tspan11 gene encoding tetraspanin-11 isoform X1, with product MGSMYKDEQDDWMTVCLKYLLFVFNFLFWMGGGVVMGVGIWTLIDKGEYLSLLASSTFAVSAYILILAGALVMVTGFLGCCAVIREQRSLLSMYFSCLLVIFLIELVAGVLAYVYYQKLSEELKQHLRKTMTENYAQPGKEGITRAVDRLQQDFKCCGSNNSFDWQHSVYIMSPEAEKRVVPDSCCKSMTLQCGWRDHPSNIYKVEGGCITKLEHFLAEHLLIIGAVGIGVACLQLAGAMLTACFIYLLYKEEEEDFSDV from the exons ATGGGGAGCATGTATAAGGATGAGCAGGATGACTGGATGACTGTCTGTCTCAAGTACCTCCTCTTTGTCTTTAACTTTCTATTTTGG atgggtggaggtgtggtgatgggggtggggATCTGGACTCTGATCGATAAGGGCGAGTACCTAAGCCTGTTGGCCTCCAGCACATTTGCCGTGTCTGCCTACATCCTCATCCTGGCTGGAGCCCTGGTCATGGTCACTGGCTTCCTGGGCTGCTGCGCTGTCATCCGTGAGCAGAGGAGCCTCCTCTCAATG TACTTCTCCTGTCTGCTGGTGATATTCCTGATTGAGCTTGTTGCTGGAGTTCTAGCATATGTGTATTATCAAAAG ttgagTGAGGAGCTGAAGCAGCACCTGAGGAAGACCATGACAGAGAACTATGCTCAACCAGGGAAGGAGGGCATCACTCGGGCTGTGGACCGACTTCAGCAGGAT TTCAAGTGTTGTGGGAGCAACAACTCCTTCGATTGGCAGCACAGCGTGTACATCATGTCACCGGAAGCAGAGAAGAGGGTTGTTCCTGATAGCTGCTGCAAATCTATGACCCTTCAGTGTGGCTGGAGAGACCACCCCTCCAACATCTACAAAGTGGAA GGTGGCTGTATCACTAAGCTGGAGCACTTCCTGGCTGAACACCTGCTCATCATCGGAGCTGTGGGGATAGGCGTGGCCTGTCTACAG TTAGCAGGAGCAATGCTGACTGCCTGCTTTATTTATCTGCTTTataaagaagaggaagaagactTCTCTGACGTTTGA
- the tspan11 gene encoding tetraspanin-11 isoform X3: protein MGSMYKDEQDDWMTVCLKYLLFVFNFLFWMGGGVVMGVGIWTLIDKGEYLSLLASSTFAVSAYILILAGALVMVTGFLGCCAVIREQRSLLSMYFSCLLVIFLIELVAGVLAYVYYQKLSEELKQHLRKTMTENYAQPGKEGITRAVDRLQQDFKCCGSNNSFDWQHSVYIMSPEAEKRVVPDSCCKSMTLQCGWRDHPSNIYKVEGGCITKLEHFLAEHLLIIGAVGIGVACLQKRKKTSLTFDCFLPLFGSC from the exons ATGGGGAGCATGTATAAGGATGAGCAGGATGACTGGATGACTGTCTGTCTCAAGTACCTCCTCTTTGTCTTTAACTTTCTATTTTGG atgggtggaggtgtggtgatgggggtggggATCTGGACTCTGATCGATAAGGGCGAGTACCTAAGCCTGTTGGCCTCCAGCACATTTGCCGTGTCTGCCTACATCCTCATCCTGGCTGGAGCCCTGGTCATGGTCACTGGCTTCCTGGGCTGCTGCGCTGTCATCCGTGAGCAGAGGAGCCTCCTCTCAATG TACTTCTCCTGTCTGCTGGTGATATTCCTGATTGAGCTTGTTGCTGGAGTTCTAGCATATGTGTATTATCAAAAG ttgagTGAGGAGCTGAAGCAGCACCTGAGGAAGACCATGACAGAGAACTATGCTCAACCAGGGAAGGAGGGCATCACTCGGGCTGTGGACCGACTTCAGCAGGAT TTCAAGTGTTGTGGGAGCAACAACTCCTTCGATTGGCAGCACAGCGTGTACATCATGTCACCGGAAGCAGAGAAGAGGGTTGTTCCTGATAGCTGCTGCAAATCTATGACCCTTCAGTGTGGCTGGAGAGACCACCCCTCCAACATCTACAAAGTGGAA GGTGGCTGTATCACTAAGCTGGAGCACTTCCTGGCTGAACACCTGCTCATCATCGGAGCTGTGGGGATAGGCGTGGCCTGTCTACAG aagaggaagaagactTCTCTGACGTTTGATTGCtttttgccactgtttggcTCCTGCTGA
- the tspan11 gene encoding tetraspanin-11 isoform X2 — MGSMYKDEQDDWMTVCLKYLLFVFNFLFWMGGGVVMGVGIWTLIDKGEYLSLLASSTFAVSAYILILAGALVMVTGFLGCCAVIREQRSLLSMYFSCLLVIFLIELVAGVLAYVYYQKLSEELKQHLRKTMTENYAQPGKEGITRAVDRLQQDFKCCGSNNSFDWQHSVYIMSPEAEKRVVPDSCCKSMTLQCGWRDHPSNIYKVEGGCITKLEHFLAEHLLIIGAVGIGVACLQICGMVFTCCLHRRVKLDPY; from the exons ATGGGGAGCATGTATAAGGATGAGCAGGATGACTGGATGACTGTCTGTCTCAAGTACCTCCTCTTTGTCTTTAACTTTCTATTTTGG atgggtggaggtgtggtgatgggggtggggATCTGGACTCTGATCGATAAGGGCGAGTACCTAAGCCTGTTGGCCTCCAGCACATTTGCCGTGTCTGCCTACATCCTCATCCTGGCTGGAGCCCTGGTCATGGTCACTGGCTTCCTGGGCTGCTGCGCTGTCATCCGTGAGCAGAGGAGCCTCCTCTCAATG TACTTCTCCTGTCTGCTGGTGATATTCCTGATTGAGCTTGTTGCTGGAGTTCTAGCATATGTGTATTATCAAAAG ttgagTGAGGAGCTGAAGCAGCACCTGAGGAAGACCATGACAGAGAACTATGCTCAACCAGGGAAGGAGGGCATCACTCGGGCTGTGGACCGACTTCAGCAGGAT TTCAAGTGTTGTGGGAGCAACAACTCCTTCGATTGGCAGCACAGCGTGTACATCATGTCACCGGAAGCAGAGAAGAGGGTTGTTCCTGATAGCTGCTGCAAATCTATGACCCTTCAGTGTGGCTGGAGAGACCACCCCTCCAACATCTACAAAGTGGAA GGTGGCTGTATCACTAAGCTGGAGCACTTCCTGGCTGAACACCTGCTCATCATCGGAGCTGTGGGGATAGGCGTGGCCTGTCTACAG atctGTGGAATGGTGTTTACCTGTTGCTTGCACAGACGGGTAAAGCTGGACCCATACTGA